ACGGCTCCGTCGGCTACCCCCAGCCCCCGACCGCCACCGTCGGCTCGACGACGGTTCCGACGCGCTACGGTCCGGTCACGATCCGGGTGTGGTACGGATGAGCGGGCGGCGTCGCGGTCAACTCGTCCTGCTCGCGGCGGCGGTGGTGGTCACCGCGCTGGTTCCCATGCTCCTCGCCTACGCCCAGTTGACCGTCGGCGTCGCCGGCGAGGCGGCCGACACCGATGCCACGCAGTCGCTCGACGACGCCACGCGGTCGCTCGAACGCGCCGTCGCCGACACGACGGTCGCGGTGGCGAACGGCACCGATCCGGACAGCCACCGAACCGTCGCGGCGCTGGCGACCGACCGCCTCAACTCGACGGTGACGACGCTCGAATCGTCCGGGACGGGGCGGGGCGTGACCGTCGCCATCGACTGGAACGCCTCCGCGGCCCGGAACTGGGCGCGCACGGACTGCCCCGGGGGACCGGGTCGCGCGTTCGACACCTGTGCGGTCGACGACGGCGTCGTCACGCAGACGCGCGCCAACTCGACCGCCCTCGTCGCCGTCGCGTTCGACGTGACGGTTCGGGGACCGGACGGGACGGCGACCGCGACGGTCGTGATCCGGGGGGTTCGGGGGGTAATCGCCGACCGCCGGTCGGCCGCCGCGTCGCTCACACCCCCGGTCGCCAGCCGCGAAGCAACGCGGCACACAGCCCGCCGGTCGAGAGGCCGAACGCCAGGCTCGTGGTCCGAAAGAGCAGGACGGCGGTGGCCGCGGTGACGCTCGCGACGCCCGTCGTGACGACGAGCGCGCCGCCGAGGAGCAGGTCGTACGCCCCGAGACTCGCCGGGACGGGGACGACCGTCGCGGCCTGCGGGAGCGGCACGACGACGAGGATCGGGAGGAAGGCCACGGGGGTCCCGAGCGCGGTCAGGAGCGTCCACAGCGCCGCGGCGACGAGCAGTTGTTCGAGGAGTCCGCCGAGGACGATCAAGAGGACCAGCGCGGGCCGGTCCCCGAACTCCGCGACCCGGGACCGGAAGCGGTCGACGGCGTCGGCGACGCGGTCGCGGTCGGCCGCGACGCCCGGGACGACCGTCGAGACGGCGGCGGCGACGGGCGTCAGTACCGCGACCGACAGGCGGGCGAGGCGGCCGCCGACGGCGACGGCGACGACGCCGACCGCGAGCACCGCGACGACGCCGGCGACGAGCGTCCGCAGGACGCCCGCGGCGTCGCCACGGAGGACGGCGACCCCGACGACGCTCGACAGCAGGATCTGCCCGGCCGCCTTGACGTATTTCGCCACGCCGCGGACGCCGAGCGCCTCGCTGTAGCCGGTCCCCGTCGCCACGCTGATGAACCGGGACATGATCGGTTCGGAGCTCGCGGCCCCCGCCGGACTCACGATGTCGAAGAAGTCGCCGGCGAGCGCGAACTGGACGCTCCGGAGCGGG
This window of the Haloplanus rubicundus genome carries:
- a CDS encoding DUF7261 family protein, giving the protein MSGRRRGQLVLLAAAVVVTALVPMLLAYAQLTVGVAGEAADTDATQSLDDATRSLERAVADTTVAVANGTDPDSHRTVAALATDRLNSTVTTLESSGTGRGVTVAIDWNASAARNWARTDCPGGPGRAFDTCAVDDGVVTQTRANSTALVAVAFDVTVRGPDGTATATVVIRGVRGVIADRRSAAASLTPPVASREATRHTARRSRGRTPGSWSERAGRRWPR
- a CDS encoding lysylphosphatidylglycerol synthase domain-containing protein; translation: MHKRVRFLLGVALGGGALLLYAWSVGVGGIVDRARTVAPWALGALVLLVVAEGVADGIGFWASVRPLGGGLDPLRSVQFALAGDFFDIVSPAGAASSEPIMSRFISVATGTGYSEALGVRGVAKYVKAAGQILLSSVVGVAVLRGDAAGVLRTLVAGVVAVLAVGVVAVAVGGRLARLSVAVLTPVAAAVSTVVPGVAADRDRVADAVDRFRSRVAEFGDRPALVLLIVLGGLLEQLLVAAALWTLLTALGTPVAFLPILVVVPLPQAATVVPVPASLGAYDLLLGGALVVTTGVASVTAATAVLLFRTTSLAFGLSTGGLCAALLRGWRPGV